CGAGGGTGTCCGCGGTAACGGTCATGGCCTCGCCCAGGCACCATAAAGCCATGAAGGTACAGATGAGGAGAAAGAGCACGTTTACTATCTGACGGCGGCCCCTCAAGAAGACATAGACCCCCAGCACCAGGCTAATAAAGCCGGATGCGGTGGTCAGGACCAGCGAAAGATCATCAGCCATACTGGGATTATACCATTATCTTCTAACCCCAACGCTCTCCTGCAACCCGCTGGTCCGCCCGCCCCGCCCCGCCTTTTCCCCGTAGGGTGTGGGCCGGCATTTATACTGGCCCGGGTCGCCCTAGTCCTGCCTATTGAACTGGATGATGGCGATGGTGGTGAGCACGGCCCCGAAGCCCACGATGATCAGGAGGTCGACGATGAGGGGGTAGAACTGAGTCTGGAGTTGCGGCATGGCCGGCAGCGCCGCCTGGGCCTGCTTCGCCCAGTTGATGAAGTCCGGGTTCGACGCCAGGCTCGGGGGGACCTGGGGCAGGCTGACGGAGGCCGCCGAGGTGACGGTGATGCCCTTGAGGGCTACGCCGCGGATGGCGTCCACGGCATAGGTCATGGGGTTTATCCTGGTGAGTATCTCCATCCACCTGGGCAGGTCCTGCAGGGGGAAGAGGGCGCCCGAGAGGAAGAACATGGGCATGAGCACGAAGTTCATGATGATGGGGAAGGCCTCCATGGAGCGCATGCGGGCGGCGAAGGCCACGCCGAAGGCGGTGAGGCAGATGGCCAGCAGGAACATCACCAGGATCATCACCAGGATCTTCTCGAGGTTATACGGTATCCCCACCAGCGGCATGAAGAGCAGCAGGATGAAACCCTGCATCAGCGCGGTGGTCCCTCCCCCGAGCACCTTGCCCATGGCCACCGACGAGCGCGGGATGGGGGCCACCATCATCTCCTTGAGGAAGCCGAACTCGCGGTCCCAGATGATGGAGATGGCCGAGAACATGGCCGTGAAGAGCACGGTCATGCTCACGATGCCGGGATACATGAAGGTGATATATTTCGTCTCCCCGCTCCCGAACGACTTGAACGCCGCCTGCAGGCCGGTTCCCATGAGGGCCAGGTAGATTAGGGGCTGGGCGAAGGCGCCGATGAGGCGGATGCGGTCGCGGAAGAAGCGCTTCACGTCCCTGAGCCAGGTGATGTATACGCCGATGCCCAGCCGGGTTAGCTTACTGGAGCCTGCCGTCGTGCCCGGTGCGCATGTCTCTTCCATCTCGCCTATCTCCTTGCCGCCGGTCCGCGGAAACCGCGCGCGAAGGCGCGCAGGTCGGCCTTGCTGTCGGCCCCCTCGGGACGTATCTCGTGGCCGGTGAGCTTGAGGAAGACGTCGTCCAGGGTGGGGCGGTGCACGCTTATGGAGGTCACCGGCACCGGGAAATCCCGGATGAAGCGCGGGATGAACTTCTCGCCGCTCTCCACCTCGAAGCAGAGGCACTCGCGGTCCTGTATCATCTCTATATCGAACTCCTCGAGCAGGACCTTCTCGGCCCTGGCGTCATCGGTGGTGGTCACCTTGACCACATCTCCGCCCACCTGGCTCTTGAGGTTCTCGGGCGAGTCCAGGGCGATGATCTCCCCGTAATCGATGATGGCGATGCGGTCGCAGTTCTCTGCCTCGTCCATGTAATGGGTGGTGAGGAAGATGGTGATGTCGTGCTTCTTCTTCAGCTCGTGGATGTATTCCCAGATGGAGTTGCGTGTCTGGGGGTCGAGACCCACCGTTGGCTCGTCCAGGAAGAGCACCTTGGGATAGTGCAGCAGGCCGCGGGCGATCTCCAAGCGCCGCTTCATACCGCCGGAGAAGGTCATCACGCGGTCCTTCTCGCGGTCCAGCAGTTCAACCATCTCCAACACCTCGTGGATGCGCGCCTCCTTCTCCTCCCGGGGGACGCGGTAGGCGTAAGCGTGGAACTCCAGGTTCTCGCGGGCGGTCAGGCGGTCGTCCAGGGAGGGGTCCTGGAAGACCAGGCCGATGGACTCCCTTACCCTGTCCCGGTTCCTCACCACGTCGCAGCCGTCCAGCACCGCGCTGCCCGAGGTGGGCTTGAGCAGCGTGCACAGGATGTTGATGGTGGTGGTCTTGCCGGCACCGTTGGGGCCGAGGAAGCCGAATATCTCGCCCCGCTCCACCACAAAGGTGATGCTCTTGACGGCGGTCACGCCGTCGTACTCCTTGACCAGGTTGTTTACCGCGATTATCTCGTCCATCTCAAACCTTTAGCATTGCTAACAATCGTGGAAGATTATATGCCCTGTCCGGTGGAGTGTCAACAGGTTATCCGCCCATGTTATCTAAAATTCAAAACTGGACGGTTTAGGCTTGAAAACCGGTCGCCAGGACATTCCGGCAGGATATCTCCTGGAAGATACTGGACGGCACGCATCCAAAGATGGAATGGCTCAACCCCTGTCCACATGGCCGGGCGGTCTTTACGGCCAGGGAGGATGCGGTCCCCGGTCGGGGTAGAGCAGCGGGTTGGCGTTCCACGGGTAGGGCGGCATGTCCGGGATGGCGGGCGGAATGTAGATGTCGGCATCGAAGACCTTGAACTCGCCCGGCCCCAGGACTATCAGGGGCGAGCCCATTGCCTCGTACACATACAGGTGGACGTTGAGGTCCTTGACGCCGCCCCCGGGGATCCCGGCTATATAGTTGGGTGTCCGGTCCGCCTTGATGGCCGCCACCACGAGGTCGGGGTCCAGGAAGGCCAGCAGCTTGGTCAGGAATTCCTCGCCGCTGCTGTTGATGGCCGCGGCGATGGGTCCCGGGTCGAGGTTGGAGAGCAGGTCCACCAGGAAATCGTAACCCGCCTCGTTGAGGAGCCCCGCCAGGTCCGCCCCGCTGAAGTCGGGGGAGGCTAGCAGGCGCCCCACCAGGGACTGGGTCGCCCCATCGGCATGCATGGCGTACTCCTCGTTGAGGGCGCCCGCGATGACCGCGCCGTCCAGGTTGGAGATCATGCCCGCCAGGAAGTCGCTGTTGTCGGCGAGGAGCCCGGCCACGAAGTCCGGGTCCAGCTGTTCCAGCAGCAGGCTGGTGGCTTGCGGATTGGCGTTGAGCGCCAGGGCGATGGTGTGCGCGGTGGTGGCGTCCAGCTGCTGCAATAATCCCGGCACCATGTTCCCCACCGCCGGGTTTTCGTTCAGGCCATAGGCGATGACCGGCGCCACCACGGAAGCGCTGAGGTTGGTGATAAGGGCCGAGACGAGCCCGTTCAGCTCGTCGTTGGCCAGCAAGCCCTCGGATGAGGCCTGGGCCACGCCCGGCCCGAGGTTGGCGAGCAGCCTGCGTAGGAACTGATAGTATTCCGGCGAGTGTCCTCCGTACCCATCCCTCGCCCTCTGGCACGACAGGTTGATGCCGTTCGCCGCCGCTATGGCCGTGGCCGGTGTGATGTTCTCCACCAGCACCCGGATGAAAGAGGGGTTGTTGTTGAGCCCCGCCGCGATGGCCGCGCCGGTGTCGCCGTTGGTGTTGGCCAGGAGCCCCGTGAGCAAGTTGTCCGTCGGGCTGCCCCGCACGTTCAGGTTGACCCCCTCCGCCAGGGCAGCGGCCGCCGAGGGGGAGATGTTGGTGATGAGCACCGAGAGCAGGTCGGACCCGAAGGGGTGGCTGGCCACGTTGCTGTTGATGCCCCGCGCCAGGAACTCGGCCGTGAGCGAGCTGGCGTTGGCCAGGAAACCCTCCAGGAAGGCGGGATTGGCGTTGACGGCGGCCGCG
The Actinomycetota bacterium genome window above contains:
- a CDS encoding ABC transporter permease, with product MEETCAPGTTAGSSKLTRLGIGVYITWLRDVKRFFRDRIRLIGAFAQPLIYLALMGTGLQAAFKSFGSGETKYITFMYPGIVSMTVLFTAMFSAISIIWDREFGFLKEMMVAPIPRSSVAMGKVLGGGTTALMQGFILLLFMPLVGIPYNLEKILVMILVMFLLAICLTAFGVAFAARMRSMEAFPIIMNFVLMPMFFLSGALFPLQDLPRWMEILTRINPMTYAVDAIRGVALKGITVTSAASVSLPQVPPSLASNPDFINWAKQAQAALPAMPQLQTQFYPLIVDLLIIVGFGAVLTTIAIIQFNRQD
- a CDS encoding ATP-binding cassette domain-containing protein — its product is MDEIIAVNNLVKEYDGVTAVKSITFVVERGEIFGFLGPNGAGKTTTINILCTLLKPTSGSAVLDGCDVVRNRDRVRESIGLVFQDPSLDDRLTARENLEFHAYAYRVPREEKEARIHEVLEMVELLDREKDRVMTFSGGMKRRLEIARGLLHYPKVLFLDEPTVGLDPQTRNSIWEYIHELKKKHDITIFLTTHYMDEAENCDRIAIIDYGEIIALDSPENLKSQVGGDVVKVTTTDDARAEKVLLEEFDIEMIQDRECLCFEVESGEKFIPRFIRDFPVPVTSISVHRPTLDDVFLKLTGHEIRPEGADSKADLRAFARGFRGPAARR